The Pongo abelii isolate AG06213 chromosome 21, NHGRI_mPonAbe1-v2.0_pri, whole genome shotgun sequence genome has a window encoding:
- the LOC129052277 gene encoding cystatin-SA-like, giving the protein MARPLCTLLLLLATLAVALAWSPEEDRIITGGIFKADLNDEGVQRALHFAISEYNKATEDDYYRRPLRVLRARQQIVGGVNYFFDVEVGRTICTKSQPNLDTCAFHEQPELQKKQLCSFKIHEVAWEDRISLVNSRCQEA; this is encoded by the exons ATGGCCCGGCCCCTGTGTACCCTGCTGCTCCTGCTGGCTACCCTGGCTGTGGCCCTGGCCTGGAGCCCTGAGGAGGACAGGATAATCACGGGTGGCATCTTTAAAGCAGACCTCAATGATGAGGGGGTACAGCGTGCCCTTCACTTCGCCATCAGCGAGTATAACAAGGCCACTGAAGATGACTACTACAGACGCCCGCTGCGGGTACTGAGAGCCAGGCAACAG ATCGTGGGTGGGGTGAATTACTTCTTCGACGTAGAGGTGGGCCGAACCATATGTACCAAGTCCCAGCCCAACTTGGACACTTGTGCCTTCCATGAACAGCCAGAACTGCAGAAG AAACAGTTGTGCTCTTTCAAGATCCATGAAGTTGCCTGGGAGGACAGAATATCCCTGGTGAATTCCAGGTGTCAAGAAGCCTAG